A single region of the Deltaproteobacteria bacterium IMCC39524 genome encodes:
- a CDS encoding methyl-accepting chemotaxis protein: MHLDSEQSAKVIPLHNYEEWHWDPVSLGGLLEDLAGVDHVTEISFLDLGDKINFFHDEAHNISRSAGEVLQLLHGGDGESTLQQLQLLVERCNLWLSETQQTSVDICTLLNGVVRQIRALEIPVLGLRKVIKTLHSLRVSTRIEAAKGYASGASVLAKSLDELGALVQEKISDIFDRTERLIPLINQSLETEEAAQLNTIKVAVSEVDKARHLLSEFMANQIETGQWTDQLKERSDEVNRNFGEIVAALQFQDITRQRLEHVRKALDSLGRHLARFEQRTDFSNDREAAALFGCICQLQHDQLALAGQEFLEAADNLTENLQGMALIVEMMSGDTRTLLKVTDACSVNRFSSVLNVLQSIAGCLQETQKNHQEAGSILTEVNQGVQQVAGLVEEVEFIGEEMQLLAMNAAISAAHARQKGAGLDIIAQNIQLVAEEATRHALTLAKECGMVTAQARQLEGIERDSQSGFGGIDILLKDARKHITILEDSTHHLQEIAGRIDCDAANLCDDVAIAVMRVDLKTPFQEKLNPALEQLAFLGEHSHEVISASVGGNLEQLFVELELCYTMASERHIHERFMEKQKTRSTKENSEQNDWTAIRDHGLGDNVDLF; encoded by the coding sequence GTGTTGACCATGTCACAGAGATCAGCTTTCTGGACCTTGGCGACAAGATAAATTTTTTCCATGATGAAGCACATAACATCTCCCGGTCTGCCGGTGAGGTCTTGCAGCTTTTACATGGTGGTGACGGCGAGAGTACGCTACAGCAGTTACAGTTACTGGTTGAACGCTGCAACCTCTGGCTTTCTGAAACGCAGCAGACGTCTGTTGATATCTGTACTCTCCTTAACGGAGTCGTTCGTCAGATCAGAGCACTGGAGATTCCGGTCCTCGGGTTGAGAAAAGTCATCAAGACCCTTCACTCTTTGCGTGTCTCAACCAGAATTGAAGCGGCTAAAGGTTATGCCTCCGGTGCCAGTGTCCTGGCGAAATCCCTGGACGAACTTGGTGCCCTGGTGCAGGAAAAAATCTCGGACATCTTTGATCGTACTGAGCGCCTGATTCCTCTCATCAATCAATCGTTGGAGACGGAAGAGGCTGCTCAGTTGAATACAATCAAGGTTGCTGTCTCTGAAGTCGACAAAGCGCGCCACCTTCTCAGCGAATTCATGGCAAACCAGATAGAAACAGGTCAGTGGACCGACCAGCTCAAAGAACGATCTGATGAAGTGAACCGCAACTTTGGTGAGATCGTTGCGGCGTTACAGTTTCAGGATATTACCCGTCAGCGTCTGGAGCACGTACGCAAGGCCCTGGATAGCCTGGGGCGCCATCTGGCGAGGTTTGAGCAGCGCACTGATTTCAGCAATGACAGAGAGGCTGCGGCCCTGTTTGGCTGTATCTGCCAACTGCAACACGACCAGCTTGCTCTGGCAGGCCAGGAATTCCTTGAAGCGGCAGATAACCTTACTGAAAACCTGCAGGGGATGGCTCTGATCGTAGAGATGATGTCAGGTGATACCAGGACCCTGCTCAAGGTGACGGATGCCTGTAGCGTCAACCGATTTTCGTCCGTCTTAAATGTTCTTCAGTCGATTGCCGGCTGTTTGCAGGAGACGCAAAAAAATCATCAGGAAGCAGGCTCCATTCTCACCGAAGTTAATCAGGGCGTACAGCAGGTTGCCGGTCTGGTCGAAGAGGTCGAGTTTATTGGTGAAGAGATGCAGCTTTTGGCTATGAACGCGGCGATCAGCGCCGCCCATGCCAGGCAAAAGGGCGCCGGTCTCGACATTATCGCTCAGAATATTCAGTTGGTCGCAGAAGAAGCCACCCGGCATGCGCTGACGTTGGCAAAAGAGTGCGGTATGGTAACTGCCCAGGCACGTCAGTTGGAAGGCATTGAAAGAGACTCGCAATCCGGATTCGGGGGGATTGACATTCTTTTGAAGGACGCCCGAAAGCACATAACGATCCTTGAGGACAGTACTCATCACCTGCAGGAGATCGCCGGTCGAATTGATTGTGATGCGGCCAATCTCTGTGATGACGTTGCCATTGCCGTAATGAGAGTGGATCTCAAGACACCCTTCCAGGAGAAGCTGAATCCGGCACTTGAACAGCTGGCTTTTTTGGGAGAACATTCTCACGAGGTGATCAGCGCTTCTGTGGGGGGCAACCTGGAACAACTTTTTGTTGAGCTGGAGCTTTGCTACACCATGGCCAGTGAACGACATATTCACGAACGGTTCATGGAAAAACAGAAGACCAGAAGCACTAAAGAAAATTCTGAACAAAACGATTGGACGGCAATCCGTGATCATGGTCTGGGTGATAATGTCGACCTCTTTTGA
- a CDS encoding STAS domain-containing protein, whose protein sequence is MTNWSYDPDEKSGTLLVEGDMTINHISALKDRLVEAFESAEQVVVDVSATTAIDVAGIQLLCACHRFSSGRGKKMCLRVGENGEFLQFLDEVGFSQDFICSHGDAGQCLWAAPS, encoded by the coding sequence ATGACAAACTGGTCTTATGATCCTGATGAAAAATCAGGAACACTCCTTGTTGAAGGTGATATGACGATTAATCATATCAGCGCTCTCAAGGACCGCCTGGTTGAAGCTTTCGAAAGCGCCGAGCAGGTCGTTGTTGATGTTTCAGCCACAACTGCTATTGATGTGGCCGGCATTCAGCTCCTCTGTGCCTGCCATCGTTTTTCGAGCGGCCGCGGCAAAAAAATGTGTTTGCGGGTCGGTGAAAATGGTGAATTCCTGCAGTTTCTCGATGAGGTTGGTTTTTCTCAGGATTTCATCTGCAGCCACGGCGACGCTGGTCAATGCCTCTGGGCTGCGCCGAGTTAA
- a CDS encoding response regulator: MSKRVMTVDDSATVRQVLKMTLEGAGYEVLQAIDGVDALKKLTVEKVDMLVTDLNMPNMDGIALIKEVRQNPGNRFMPIIMLTTESQPEKKQEGKSAGASGWIVKPFKPEQLLAVVRMVCPA, translated from the coding sequence ATGAGCAAGCGGGTGATGACCGTAGATGATTCCGCAACGGTGCGCCAGGTGCTGAAAATGACTCTGGAGGGGGCCGGCTACGAAGTTTTGCAGGCGATTGATGGGGTTGATGCCCTGAAGAAATTGACTGTCGAAAAAGTCGATATGCTGGTGACTGACCTGAATATGCCAAACATGGATGGCATTGCCTTGATCAAGGAGGTGCGCCAGAATCCCGGCAATCGCTTCATGCCGATCATCATGTTGACCACCGAGTCTCAACCGGAAAAGAAGCAGGAGGGTAAATCCGCCGGCGCTTCTGGTTGGATCGTCAAACCCTTCAAACCTGAACAGTTGCTGGCTGTTGTGCGCATGGTCTGCCCGGCATGA